Below is a genomic region from Candidatus Palauibacter scopulicola.
GTGATACATCTAACAATACATCAACAACTTGCGAGTTTGCGGACGAGAACTAGCTAGGCCCTCGCGCGGCCGGCAACCCGCCGCTCGCTCTTGCGGCTATCCCCCGAACGCCTCGAAGAAGGCGAGTTCGTAGCGCATGGCCTCGGCGTAGACCTCCGCCGCCCGCTCCGGCATGTCGGCGGCCAGGTCGTCGAGCAACACTTCGAGGTCCCGGGCGAGGCGTTCGAACTCCGGGGCGCCGTACGTGTCGATCCACTCCGTGTACGGGCTCTCCCCGTAGTCGGTCGCACGCAACTGCTGCCCAAGCCAGGCGTACAACCGCATGCAGGGCGTCATCGCGGCCAGAGTCTCGCCCGCATCCGCGTTCCAGGCCGTCTCCGCGAGGAAATCCGTGTAGTCCTTCGCGGCGGCGTTGGGCGTGACGGACTCGAGATCGATTCGGAGCATCTCGGCGTAGTGGCGATGAAGTTCGAGTTCCTTAAGGACTCCCGCCATCAGAAAGACCAGGTTGTTCGCGACCTTCATCCGGTCGGCGGTGCGCGCGGCGACCAGCGCGTAGGCGCTGAAGAAGGCCCGCAGGAAGAAGGCGTCCTGGGCCACGTATCGCCGGAACTCCTCCTGATCCAGAGATCCGTCGCCGAGGCCGCGCACGAACGGGGAGCGCAGGCAGGCCTCGGCGAGGCCGGCGTTGCGGGCCCAGAGCACTCGGTGCAGCGGTTCTGCCATGCGTCTCGAGTCCTTTCGGCTAGCTGAACAGCGTGCCCACGGCTTCGGGCGGCGCGTGGAAGTGGAAGCGCGGGATCGGGGCGCGGAAGACGGACCCGTCGCGGCGCCGGAAGTGGTAGAACCCCTCCATGTGGCCCGTCGGACCTCGCAGGATGCAGAAGCTGTTGTAGCGGTGCGAATCCCCCGGTTTCAGCACCGGAGACTGCCCGACGACGCCCTCCCCCTCCACCTCGTGGTCGCCGGCCACGAGATCGTGGATGAGCCAGTGGCGCCAGAAGAGTTGCGCCGTCTCCGTTCCCACATTCTCGATCGTGATGTGGTACACGAAGACGTAGCGCCAAACTGCCGGGTCCGAGTGCTCGGCCACGTACTCCGGACGGACGCGGATGGCCATCGCGTCCGGGACGATGGGGGGAATGCCGTCATCGGGGGTGGTCTCGTGAGGGGCCATTCGGGCGGAGGATACACGGTTACCGTTGCGCGGGCCACGCCTCGCGCCGCAGAGTATCAGTGCATCGTTTTGTTCGGGCCGCACCCCCGGTTCGCGGACGACGGCCGGGCGACAGGGACTTGAGGGAGCATGGAGGAAGCGATGGATTCCCAGCACACGTTCTCACGCCGACACTTCGTGGGCGGCGCCGCCGCGGCCCTGGGCGTCGCGGGCCTGAACCCGACCGCGGTCATCGGCGCCGGACTCAGGCCGCCCCCGAAGGGCGTCGAGCCGCTCGACCCCTACGACGATCTCGCCAAGCTCTCCTCCAACGAGAACCCGTATGGGCCCTCGGAGAAGATGCTGGAGGCAATGAAGGGGGCCTGGAAGTACTCGAACCGGTACGGCTATCCCGACGGCGACATCCTCGAGAAGATCGCGGACTCGCACGGGGTCCCCACCGATCACGTGATGATCAACGCGGGCTCCGGCGAGACGCTGCGCGTGGCGGGCCTCGCCTTCCTGCGCCACGAGGAGAAGGTCGTCGGCGTGACGCCCACCTACCTCACCGTCTATCGCGTCGCCTCCGGGATCGACGCGGATGTGATCGAGCGCCCGCTCCTGCCCGACTACACGCAGGACATCGACGATCTCATCGAGGTCACGAACCGCAACTACCGCGATGTGGGCATGGTCTACATCTGCAATCCGAACAACCCCACCGGCGTCATCGTGCCGGGGGACGACATCCGGCGCCTGCTGGACGGGATTCCGGAGGACATCCCCGTCCTCATCGACGAGGCGTACCACCACTTCATCGAGGACCCGCGCTACGAGACGGCCATCCCCTACATCAAGGAGGGCCGCAAGGTGCTCGTGACGCGCACCTTCTCGAAGATCTACGGGCTGGCGGGCATGCGCCTCGGCTACGGGGTCGCGACGCCCGACATGATCGACGAGATGCGGGACTACGCGACGGGCAGCGTGAACGCGCTCGTGAAGTGGGGCGGCGTCGCCGCGCTCGAGGACAAGGAGTACGAGGCCTGGATCAAGGAGACCTCGAACACGCTCCGCGACCAGACCGCCGACGTCCTCAGGGGCCAGGGCTTCGAGGTGCTCCCGTCGGAGACCAACTTCTTCATGGTCCGCACGGGACGTCCGACGGCCGAGGTCAGGGCCGAGTTCCGCAAGCGCGAGGTGGCCGTCGGGCGCGACTTCCCGCCCATGCTCGACTGGCTGCGCGTCTCCGTGGGGACGGAAGACGAGATGAACCGCTTCCTGACGGCGTGGAACGAGATCTTCCCCGACGGCATGACCGCGGCGGACAGCAACAGCCGCTCGTAACGCTCGGCGCACTCACATGCCAGGAACACGCCAGGGACTCCCTGGGCCGCGCAGGCGTGGCGGGGCGATGTGGCTCGCGCTTGCGGGCACGATCCTGCAGCTGGCCGTCGCGGCGCCGGCCCGGGCCCAGGTGGACCCGATCGCCATCATCGATCGGGTGGACCGGCTGCAGCGCGGCGAGTCCAGCCGGGGCGTCGCGACGATGGAGATCGTGACCGAGCACTGGGAGCGGCGGATGACGATGGAGATCTGGTCGCTCGGCACGGACTATTCGCTCGTCCGCCTGCAGGCGCCGCGGAGGGAGGCCGGAACGGCGACTCTGAAGGCCGCCGAGGACATCTGGAACTACCTCCCCAAGGTCGATCGGACGATCAAGGTTCCCGCCTCGATGATGGGCGGATCGTGGATGGGATCGCACTTCACGAACGACGACCTGGTCAAGGACAGCAGGCTCGTCGAGGACTACGACATCGAACTCGTGTTCGACGGAGAGGATGCGGACGGCGTGGCTGTCTGGGACTTTCGCCTGACCCCCAAGCCGGAGGTGCCCGTCGTCTGGGGGCACATCGACTACCGGATCCGGCAGGCCGACGACATGCCGGTCCGGGCGGAGTTCTTCGACGAGGACGGCGAGCTGGCCAGAACCATAGAGCACGGCGACTACGCCGAGTTCAGCGGGCGGATCGTTCCCAGGGTCATGAACATGCACCCGGCGGACAAGCCGGACGAACGCACGACGATCCGCTACGAGGAGCTCGAGTTCGACATCGACGTCGATCCATCCTTCTTCTCGCTCCGGACCCTGCAGCGCGGGGGGTAGCGACGCGTGACGGGCCGGTTGTGGCGAATCGGGTGGCGCACCCTCGGTCGCAACCGGAAGCGAACAGTTCTCACCGCGCTCGGCCTCGGGGTCGGCTACTTCGCCGTGGTGTTCATGGTCGGATGGGCCGAGGGGGTCTCGACGGGACTCGTCGAGAACGCCACGTCGCTCGTCAGTGGACCGATCGAGATCCACGATGCCGACTACCGGCCCGAGCGCAGCCTGTACGAGACCATCGGCGGCCGCGAGGGTGACGACGTCGGGGAGATCCTGCGCACCATCGAGGCCGATCCATCGGTTGTGGCGGCCGCCCCGCGCGTGTACGCGAGCGGGCTCGTGAGCTCCGGCGAAGCGACACTGGCCGGCGTGCTGCTCGGCGTCGACCCCGAGCGCGAGGTGGCGCTGACCCGTTTTCTGGATCCCCTGGCAGCGGGCCGCCTGCCTGCCACCGGCCGCTACGAAGCCGTGGTGGGAGACGAGATGGCGCGGCAGCTCGAGCTGAGCGTCGGCGACGAACTCATCGTCGTGGCCTCGGCGGCGGACGGCTCGATGGGCAACGACCTGTACACGGTCACCGGCATCTTTCGGACCGGCCTGCTCGAGTTCGATGCCAGCACCATGGTCATGCCGGTCGCAGACCTCCAGACGCTCGTGGTCCTCGATCCGGATCGGGTCCACGAAATCGCGGTCAGCACTGACGATCCGTCGCAGGCCGACCTGACCGCGGCCCGCCTCGCAGCCGCCCTTGGGGCCCCGGAACGGGCGATGTCGGTCGCGTCATGGACGGAACTCAATCCCGTGCTTGCCCAGTATGTCGCGCTCGCCGATGCGACGTACTGGATCTTCATCGTCCTCATTTACTCGGTCGCCAGCTTCGGGATCGCCAACACGACGCTGATGGCCACCTTCGAACGCCGCCGCGAGTTCGCCGTCATGCTGGCGCTGGGTGCATCGCCGCGGTCCGTGGTCGGCACGGTGCTGTCCGAGGCGGTCGCGACCGGCGTCATGGGGCTGGCCCTCGGGACCGTCGTCACGGTGCCGCTGCTGGTCTGGTTCTCCACGGCGCCGCCCGACCTCTCATGGCTCTACGGAAGCCTCACCGTGGAGGGCGTCCTGCTGACGCCGAGTCTCCGCGTGGGGACCAACGTGCCGGCATGGACCTGGGCGACCATCGGCCTGATCGTCACGGCACTCGTCTCCGCCCTCTACCCGGCAATCCGTGCGGCGCGGGTGCCGC
It encodes:
- a CDS encoding TenA family protein is translated as MAEPLHRVLWARNAGLAEACLRSPFVRGLGDGSLDQEEFRRYVAQDAFFLRAFFSAYALVAARTADRMKVANNLVFLMAGVLKELELHRHYAEMLRIDLESVTPNAAAKDYTDFLAETAWNADAGETLAAMTPCMRLYAWLGQQLRATDYGESPYTEWIDTYGAPEFERLARDLEVLLDDLAADMPERAAEVYAEAMRYELAFFEAFGG
- the apaG gene encoding Co2+/Mg2+ efflux protein ApaG; this translates as MAPHETTPDDGIPPIVPDAMAIRVRPEYVAEHSDPAVWRYVFVYHITIENVGTETAQLFWRHWLIHDLVAGDHEVEGEGVVGQSPVLKPGDSHRYNSFCILRGPTGHMEGFYHFRRRDGSVFRAPIPRFHFHAPPEAVGTLFS
- a CDS encoding aminotransferase class I/II-fold pyridoxal phosphate-dependent enzyme, giving the protein MDSQHTFSRRHFVGGAAAALGVAGLNPTAVIGAGLRPPPKGVEPLDPYDDLAKLSSNENPYGPSEKMLEAMKGAWKYSNRYGYPDGDILEKIADSHGVPTDHVMINAGSGETLRVAGLAFLRHEEKVVGVTPTYLTVYRVASGIDADVIERPLLPDYTQDIDDLIEVTNRNYRDVGMVYICNPNNPTGVIVPGDDIRRLLDGIPEDIPVLIDEAYHHFIEDPRYETAIPYIKEGRKVLVTRTFSKIYGLAGMRLGYGVATPDMIDEMRDYATGSVNALVKWGGVAALEDKEYEAWIKETSNTLRDQTADVLRGQGFEVLPSETNFFMVRTGRPTAEVRAEFRKREVAVGRDFPPMLDWLRVSVGTEDEMNRFLTAWNEIFPDGMTAADSNSRS
- a CDS encoding outer membrane lipoprotein-sorting protein; translation: MWLALAGTILQLAVAAPARAQVDPIAIIDRVDRLQRGESSRGVATMEIVTEHWERRMTMEIWSLGTDYSLVRLQAPRREAGTATLKAAEDIWNYLPKVDRTIKVPASMMGGSWMGSHFTNDDLVKDSRLVEDYDIELVFDGEDADGVAVWDFRLTPKPEVPVVWGHIDYRIRQADDMPVRAEFFDEDGELARTIEHGDYAEFSGRIVPRVMNMHPADKPDERTTIRYEELEFDIDVDPSFFSLRTLQRGG
- a CDS encoding ABC transporter permease yields the protein MTGRLWRIGWRTLGRNRKRTVLTALGLGVGYFAVVFMVGWAEGVSTGLVENATSLVSGPIEIHDADYRPERSLYETIGGREGDDVGEILRTIEADPSVVAAAPRVYASGLVSSGEATLAGVLLGVDPEREVALTRFLDPLAAGRLPATGRYEAVVGDEMARQLELSVGDELIVVASAADGSMGNDLYTVTGIFRTGLLEFDASTMVMPVADLQTLVVLDPDRVHEIAVSTDDPSQADLTAARLAAALGAPERAMSVASWTELNPVLAQYVALADATYWIFIVLIYSVASFGIANTTLMATFERRREFAVMLALGASPRSVVGTVLSEAVATGVMGLALGTVVTVPLLVWFSTAPPDLSWLYGSLTVEGVLLTPSLRVGTNVPAWTWATIGLIVTALVSALYPAIRAARVPPADTLSGL